Proteins co-encoded in one Candidatus Paceibacterota bacterium genomic window:
- a CDS encoding Gfo/Idh/MocA family oxidoreductase — protein sequence MTTAALQRSDNPALRRSMRAGSHPFTRRAFMRQMLAAAVAPCFIPASALGLSGRTAPSNRVVVAAIGLGFAWQMFLRRKEVQFVAVCDVQKSRRDAGKDAVDGFYQNQDCRAYNDFREVVARPDIDAVYIATPDHWHALVTIAAAAAGKHIYCQKPLTRTIAEGQAVVEAVNRSGVVFQHGTQQRHDAKMLFGCELVRNGYIGQLKHVKIGSPSGAACGPQPSEPVPRGLDWDMWLGPAPWSPFTHLRIQSHPWYHISDYSLGYIAGWGVHHCDSAAQGSGLDGCNGLVEIDTRSIFPTDGLFDNPQRWQLHYKFPNGVTWHWTDCSGEGWGSVAGADWPQHPMGITFEGTEGSVFIWRGVVDARPKSLLDVRIGPRDQIHLNRPQGEVIPDFIECVKRRLRTCAPVEIAHRSTNLCSIAAISMLLNRKLTWDIARAEFANDSEANRLRARAMREPWSL from the coding sequence ATGACAACCGCAGCACTCCAACGCTCCGACAATCCAGCGCTCCGGCGCTCCATGCGGGCAGGCAGCCACCCGTTCACCCGCCGCGCTTTCATGCGGCAGATGCTGGCCGCCGCCGTGGCGCCATGCTTCATTCCCGCCTCGGCTCTGGGATTGTCGGGCAGGACCGCGCCCAGCAATCGCGTGGTCGTCGCCGCAATCGGCCTGGGGTTCGCATGGCAGATGTTCCTGCGCCGCAAAGAAGTTCAATTTGTCGCCGTCTGCGACGTTCAGAAATCGCGCCGCGATGCCGGCAAAGACGCCGTGGATGGTTTCTATCAGAACCAGGACTGCCGCGCTTATAACGATTTCCGCGAGGTCGTGGCGCGCCCGGATATTGATGCCGTTTATATCGCCACACCCGACCACTGGCACGCCCTGGTCACCATCGCCGCCGCCGCGGCGGGGAAACACATTTACTGTCAGAAGCCCCTCACCCGAACCATCGCCGAGGGCCAGGCGGTGGTGGAGGCGGTCAACCGCTCGGGCGTGGTCTTCCAGCATGGCACCCAGCAGCGCCACGATGCCAAAATGCTTTTCGGCTGCGAACTGGTGCGCAATGGCTATATCGGCCAGCTCAAACACGTCAAGATTGGCAGCCCCTCGGGCGCCGCTTGCGGGCCGCAACCTTCCGAGCCCGTACCGCGGGGGCTGGATTGGGACATGTGGCTCGGGCCGGCGCCCTGGTCGCCCTTTACTCACCTGCGCATCCAGTCCCACCCCTGGTATCATATCTCCGATTACTCCCTGGGCTACATCGCTGGCTGGGGCGTTCACCATTGCGACAGCGCCGCGCAGGGTTCGGGGCTCGATGGCTGTAATGGCCTGGTTGAAATTGACACCCGGAGCATCTTCCCCACTGACGGACTCTTCGACAATCCGCAACGCTGGCAACTCCACTACAAGTTCCCTAACGGCGTCACCTGGCACTGGACGGATTGCTCAGGCGAAGGCTGGGGCTCCGTCGCCGGCGCCGATTGGCCTCAACATCCCATGGGCATCACCTTCGAAGGCACCGAAGGTTCGGTCTTCATCTGGCGCGGCGTCGTGGATGCCAGGCCCAAATCTCTCCTCGATGTCCGCATTGGTCCCAGGGACCAGATCCACCTGAACCGACCCCAGGGTGAAGTAATCCCCGACTTCATCGAATGCGTGAAGCGCCGGCTTCGGACTTGCGCTCCTGTGGAAATTGCCCACCGCTCCACCAACCTCTGCTCCATCGCGGCCATTTCCATGCTGCTCAACCGCAAGCTCACCTGGGACATAGCCCGGGCAGAATTTGCGAACGACTCCGAGGCCAACCGGCTCAGGGCCAGAGCAATGCGAGAGCCGTGGTCGTTGTAG
- a CDS encoding family 10 glycosylhydrolase, with protein MKRREFLKSALTAACGGPALARCLAAAGGTTRPDSLILSAPLTHSDWVLKPGIPWDEPGVRHMLDACKACGWSRVYWRVLDGGRAVYHSKLMRPEGQWDEDNFWEPKTEAGRQALQRFTPNLTPEQRAAVRDKMKVYDYAHFDSLDAALQYGHKIGLQIHAWVSINEDDHGWGLQSEFSKRHPDYRWRHRDGRPYFSQLSFAFPAVRKYKLAILRELLCNYPIDGLFLDWIRTGDVRDNPQTDPNGVADSGYEQPLLEKYESAFGIHPRQVPNDDERWVRLRSEPQTVFMRAVRKLVRSQKHPIPVAVMVGHPWHYRGLLDRIDGNLRGLLLDVGAWAREGLMDAAVAAGYYRDGGTPEMAYRALQKETGGKVDVWFYAWVPQNPAEFQRDFALAQRLAAQQMLFWEADYIDDRPQAAELKAVMSRHARDASSMATGARLRSRSGAHWPSPKR; from the coding sequence ATGAAGCGGCGAGAATTCTTGAAGTCTGCGTTGACAGCGGCTTGCGGCGGGCCCGCACTCGCCCGCTGCCTGGCTGCAGCCGGCGGAACCACCCGGCCTGACAGCTTGATTCTCAGCGCGCCGCTCACCCATTCGGATTGGGTCCTTAAACCTGGAATCCCGTGGGACGAACCAGGAGTGCGCCACATGCTGGACGCGTGCAAAGCCTGCGGCTGGTCGCGCGTCTATTGGCGCGTGCTGGATGGCGGCCGCGCGGTTTACCACAGCAAGTTGATGCGGCCGGAGGGCCAATGGGACGAGGACAACTTCTGGGAGCCAAAGACCGAGGCGGGGCGCCAGGCTCTCCAGCGCTTCACCCCGAACCTGACCCCCGAGCAACGCGCGGCTGTGCGCGACAAGATGAAGGTCTATGACTACGCGCACTTCGATAGCCTCGACGCCGCGCTCCAATACGGTCATAAGATCGGTTTGCAGATTCATGCCTGGGTTTCCATCAATGAGGACGACCATGGCTGGGGCTTGCAAAGCGAGTTTTCCAAGCGGCATCCCGATTACCGCTGGCGCCATCGCGACGGCAGGCCCTACTTCTCGCAACTGAGCTTCGCCTTTCCTGCCGTCAGGAAGTACAAGCTGGCGATCCTGCGCGAACTCCTGTGCAATTACCCGATTGATGGACTCTTCCTGGACTGGATCCGCACCGGTGATGTCCGGGACAACCCCCAGACCGACCCGAATGGCGTTGCCGACAGCGGTTACGAGCAGCCGCTGCTGGAGAAGTACGAGTCCGCCTTTGGGATTCATCCGCGCCAGGTCCCTAATGACGATGAGCGCTGGGTGCGCTTGCGCAGCGAGCCGCAAACGGTATTCATGCGCGCGGTGCGGAAGCTGGTCCGCTCGCAGAAACACCCCATCCCGGTCGCCGTGATGGTCGGCCATCCCTGGCACTATCGGGGCCTGCTGGACCGGATTGACGGCAACTTGCGAGGGCTTCTGTTGGATGTGGGCGCCTGGGCTCGCGAGGGGCTGATGGATGCCGCGGTCGCCGCGGGCTACTATCGCGACGGGGGCACGCCGGAGATGGCCTATCGTGCTCTGCAAAAGGAAACCGGGGGCAAGGTGGATGTCTGGTTCTATGCCTGGGTTCCCCAAAACCCGGCGGAATTTCAACGCGACTTCGCGCTGGCACAGCGGTTGGCCGCGCAACAAATGCTATTCTGGGAAGCCGACTACATTGACGACCGACCGCAGGCCGCCGAACTCAAGGCGGTGATGTCCCGGCACGCTCGCGATGCTAGCTCGATGGCGACAGGCGCGCGGCTTCGCTCCCGATCCGGTGCGCATTGGCCATCGCCGAAAAGGTGA
- the aat gene encoding leucyl/phenylalanyl-tRNA--protein transferase, with amino-acid sequence MPVVILDQRLRFPSPRMADEEGLVAVGGDLSVERLLLAYRSGIFPWTVDPITWWSPNPRAIFELDGLHVSRSLARVIRKGIFQVTIDRAFQRVMRGCAAPARGRRGTWISPEFIAAYTQLHVQGHAHSLECWQGPRLVGGIYGVTVGGLFAGESMFHRASNASKVAVFHLIEHLRRQGFALFDIQMLTPITAQLGGIAIPREEYLGRLAQAVAKPVCF; translated from the coding sequence ATGCCCGTCGTCATTCTCGATCAGCGGCTCCGGTTCCCCAGTCCGCGAATGGCTGATGAGGAAGGGTTGGTGGCGGTGGGGGGCGATTTGTCCGTGGAGCGGTTGCTGCTGGCGTATCGCAGCGGCATCTTTCCTTGGACTGTGGACCCGATTACGTGGTGGTCGCCCAACCCGCGGGCGATATTCGAGTTGGACGGCTTGCATGTCTCGCGCAGCCTGGCGCGGGTGATTAGGAAGGGAATATTCCAGGTTACCATTGACCGCGCGTTCCAGCGGGTGATGCGGGGTTGCGCCGCGCCGGCGCGGGGCCGCCGCGGCACCTGGATTAGTCCCGAGTTCATCGCGGCCTATACACAGTTGCATGTGCAGGGCCACGCCCACAGCCTGGAATGCTGGCAAGGCCCCCGCCTTGTTGGCGGTATCTACGGGGTGACGGTGGGAGGCTTGTTCGCGGGCGAGTCCATGTTCCACCGGGCGAGCAACGCTTCGAAGGTCGCGGTGTTCCACTTGATCGAGCACCTGCGCCGGCAGGGCTTTGCGCTGTTTGACATTCAAATGCTCACGCCCATTACCGCCCAATTGGGCGGCATAGCCATCCCCCGCGAGGAATATTTGGGACGTCTGGCCCAGGCAGTCGCCAAACCCGTCTGCTTCTAA
- a CDS encoding Tm-1-like ATP-binding domain-containing protein, whose product MSKTIALLGALDTKGAEYQFVKECIERRGHRTLVIDVGVLGPPAFPPDIGREEVAQTGGGNAEALRQQKDRGQAMAVMSRGAVALLAKLHTQRRFDAVLALGGTGGTSLACAAMRALPMGVPKVMVSTVAGGDVSGYVGVTDIVMVPSIVDVSGINRISREVFSRAVGSVCGMVETEVQPGRDKPLIAASMFGNTTPAVERARSQLERQGYEVLVFHCTGTGGRTMESLIHARMIAGVLDITTTEWADELVGGVLSAGPARLAAAARCGAPAIVAPGCLDMVNFGAPPTVPAAFKGRKFYPHNPNVTLMRTTPEENGRLGKVIAARLNQSTGPVTVLLPLQGVSMIDAPGGPFWWPEANQALFAALKQDLRQDIPVVELDCNINDPLFADACVKHLLANMALAPAAGS is encoded by the coding sequence ATGAGCAAAACCATCGCGTTGCTCGGGGCGCTGGATACCAAAGGCGCGGAATATCAATTCGTCAAGGAATGCATCGAAAGGCGCGGGCACCGAACGCTGGTGATAGATGTGGGGGTGCTGGGACCGCCGGCCTTTCCGCCCGACATCGGGCGCGAAGAAGTCGCCCAGACGGGCGGCGGCAACGCGGAGGCATTGCGCCAGCAAAAAGACCGCGGGCAGGCGATGGCGGTTATGAGCCGGGGCGCCGTGGCCCTGCTGGCCAAGCTCCACACCCAGCGCCGCTTCGATGCGGTGCTGGCGCTGGGCGGCACCGGAGGCACTTCCCTGGCGTGCGCCGCCATGCGGGCGTTGCCGATGGGAGTGCCGAAAGTCATGGTCAGCACGGTGGCCGGCGGCGACGTGTCCGGTTATGTGGGTGTGACGGACATCGTCATGGTGCCGAGCATTGTGGACGTGAGCGGCATCAACCGCATCAGCCGCGAAGTCTTCTCCCGCGCCGTGGGCAGCGTCTGCGGCATGGTGGAGACCGAGGTGCAGCCCGGCCGGGACAAGCCCCTGATCGCCGCGTCCATGTTTGGCAACACCACCCCGGCGGTCGAGCGGGCCAGGTCGCAGCTCGAGCGGCAGGGCTACGAAGTTCTGGTCTTCCACTGCACCGGCACGGGCGGACGGACGATGGAAAGCCTTATCCACGCGCGCATGATTGCCGGCGTGCTGGATATCACCACCACCGAATGGGCGGATGAACTGGTGGGCGGAGTGCTGAGCGCCGGCCCGGCCCGGCTCGCAGCGGCAGCCCGCTGCGGAGCGCCGGCCATTGTCGCTCCCGGCTGCCTCGATATGGTGAATTTTGGGGCTCCGCCAACGGTCCCCGCCGCTTTCAAAGGGCGAAAGTTCTATCCGCACAATCCCAACGTCACGCTGATGCGGACGACCCCGGAGGAAAACGGGAGACTGGGCAAGGTCATCGCCGCCAGGCTCAACCAAAGCACCGGTCCGGTAACGGTGCTTCTGCCTCTGCAAGGCGTCAGCATGATTGATGCGCCCGGCGGTCCGTTCTGGTGGCCCGAAGCCAACCAGGCGCTCTTCGCGGCCCTTAAACAGGACCTCCGCCAGGACATCCCCGTAGTGGAGCTGGACTGCAACATCAATGACCCGCTCTTCGCCGATGCCTGCGTGAAACACCTGCTGGCAAATATGGCGCTTGCGCCCGCAGCCGGGAGTTGA
- a CDS encoding PmoA family protein, producing the protein MDIKLHRRHFLKLTAAASALPLTQSLMAATAAKAPAARPAVEDTSGLTAYELGPQIWVRCQNRQLTCYRAHRSQKYPYLFPLTGPASGLSLTDETTLPYPHHRSLFFGCDKVNGGNYWQEGYEKGQILSNGPKLAKAAKDVVVITDACDWQKPGEPVIMQDDRKLTITAPSDKLCFIEWLITLKAVEAITVQKTNHSLFSMRAALDVTPKGGGNLVNAEGITGEKGTAGVKSAWCDFYGKRASMPDIVEGIAIFDHPRNPWAPTPWFTRDYGFASPTPLNFIEKPWTIAAGERVTFRYAVVLHVGDPASANLAGLFKEWAAKPA; encoded by the coding sequence ATGGATATTAAGCTTCATCGCAGGCACTTTCTTAAACTAACCGCGGCCGCTTCCGCGCTCCCACTGACCCAATCGCTCATGGCCGCCACGGCGGCAAAGGCTCCGGCCGCGCGCCCGGCGGTCGAGGACACCAGCGGGCTCACGGCTTATGAACTCGGTCCGCAAATCTGGGTCCGCTGCCAGAACCGGCAATTGACCTGTTATCGCGCGCATCGCTCGCAGAAATACCCTTACTTGTTCCCGTTGACCGGGCCGGCCAGCGGCCTGTCGCTCACCGATGAAACCACCTTGCCTTACCCGCATCACCGCTCCCTGTTTTTTGGCTGCGACAAGGTCAATGGCGGCAACTACTGGCAGGAAGGCTACGAGAAAGGTCAAATCCTCTCGAATGGCCCCAAGCTGGCCAAAGCGGCCAAGGACGTTGTGGTGATCACCGACGCCTGTGATTGGCAGAAACCAGGTGAACCCGTCATTATGCAAGATGACCGGAAACTCACCATCACCGCGCCGTCCGACAAGTTGTGCTTCATCGAGTGGCTCATCACTCTGAAAGCTGTGGAAGCGATTACCGTTCAGAAGACGAACCATTCACTGTTCTCGATGCGCGCCGCTCTGGACGTCACCCCGAAAGGCGGCGGCAACCTGGTCAACGCCGAAGGCATTACCGGGGAGAAAGGCACGGCAGGGGTGAAATCGGCCTGGTGCGACTTTTACGGCAAGCGTGCCTCCATGCCCGATATCGTCGAAGGGATCGCCATCTTCGACCATCCCCGGAATCCGTGGGCACCTACTCCCTGGTTCACCCGGGACTATGGTTTCGCCTCGCCCACCCCCCTCAATTTCATCGAGAAGCCCTGGACGATTGCAGCCGGCGAGCGGGTCACCTTCCGATATGCGGTCGTGCTGCACGTGGGCGATCCGGCGTCCGCCAACCTGGCCGGCCTCTTCAAGGAGTGGGCCGCCAAACCAGCATAG
- a CDS encoding aldose epimerase family protein, producing the protein MHRHLNAVVRICHAGAAADVGRWILRAAKTAPTPVGGLILSAYHARRGISRLIIVAAVWLLMLAPSFGGTDPSIHEAAFGKLPDGAVVQSYTLNNGKGMSAKILTYGAIINELNVPDAQGATTNVVLSVKTMEEYLGGFRGIAAIVGRVANRIADARFTLNGIEYKLIANNGSNHLHGLFGKAIWQARPLPATKHAAALELIRLSRAGESGFPGNLAAKVVYTLTDRNELRLDFTATTDQATPVNLTSHAYFNLSGGGTALDHILWLAASRYTPVDDGMIPTGDIASVKGTPLDFTQPTRIGARIDQLKPRPGGYDHNFVLDGRGGALKLAARVQDPASGRSLEVRTTEPGVQFFSANHLNHAALCLETQHFPDSVNHANFPSTILRPGKTYRSTTIFKFTSQ; encoded by the coding sequence ATGCACCGTCACCTGAATGCCGTGGTGCGGATTTGTCACGCCGGAGCAGCCGCTGACGTCGGGCGGTGGATTCTGCGCGCGGCGAAGACAGCGCCGACCCCTGTCGGCGGCCTCATCCTATCGGCATATCATGCGAGGCGTGGAATCTCCAGGCTCATCATCGTGGCCGCGGTATGGCTCTTGATGCTTGCTCCATCGTTTGGCGGCACTGATCCCTCGATTCACGAAGCCGCCTTTGGCAAGCTGCCGGACGGCGCGGTTGTCCAGAGCTATACCCTCAACAATGGCAAGGGGATGTCGGCGAAGATTTTGACCTACGGCGCGATCATCAATGAGCTGAATGTGCCTGATGCCCAAGGCGCCACCACGAACGTGGTGCTGTCTGTTAAGACGATGGAAGAATACCTTGGCGGATTCCGCGGTATCGCTGCGATTGTGGGGCGCGTGGCCAATCGCATTGCCGACGCGCGCTTCACCCTGAACGGCATCGAGTACAAACTCATCGCCAACAACGGCTCAAATCACCTGCACGGCTTGTTCGGGAAAGCCATCTGGCAGGCGCGCCCTTTGCCCGCCACCAAACACGCCGCCGCCCTGGAACTGATCCGCCTCAGCAGGGCCGGCGAAAGCGGTTTCCCGGGCAACCTTGCCGCCAAGGTGGTTTACACCTTGACCGATCGGAACGAGCTGCGCCTCGACTTCACCGCGACCACCGACCAGGCCACTCCCGTCAACCTGACCAGCCATGCCTACTTCAACCTCTCCGGCGGCGGCACCGCGCTCGACCACATCCTTTGGCTGGCTGCGTCGCGCTACACTCCTGTGGATGACGGCATGATACCCACCGGCGATATCGCCAGTGTGAAGGGTACACCGTTGGACTTTACCCAACCGACCCGCATCGGGGCGAGAATTGACCAGCTCAAGCCGCGTCCCGGCGGATACGATCACAATTTCGTGCTCGATGGCCGGGGCGGCGCGCTCAAGCTTGCCGCGCGTGTCCAGGACCCCGCCAGCGGACGCAGCCTGGAGGTGCGCACGACTGAGCCCGGCGTGCAGTTCTTCTCCGCCAACCACCTCAACCACGCCGCGCTTTGCCTCGAAACGCAGCACTTCCCGGATTCCGTCAATCACGCGAATTTCCCTTCAACTATTCTCCGCCCGGGCAAGACCTATCGCAGCACCACGATTTTCAAGTTCACCTCTCAATAG
- the clpS gene encoding ATP-dependent Clp protease adapter ClpS: MADIATPVIQPGTVQVTEDKPKSTLEPGYLVICWNDPVNYMQYVTHVFQVVFGWQRKKAEFHMLQVHNQGKSVLTRESMEKAEHYVHQLQKYTLHATMERDE; the protein is encoded by the coding sequence ATGGCGGATATTGCGACACCAGTTATCCAGCCTGGCACCGTCCAAGTGACCGAGGACAAGCCAAAGTCCACTTTGGAGCCAGGCTACTTGGTCATTTGCTGGAATGATCCGGTGAACTACATGCAGTACGTCACGCATGTGTTCCAGGTGGTGTTCGGCTGGCAGCGCAAAAAGGCCGAGTTTCACATGCTCCAGGTTCATAACCAGGGCAAGAGCGTATTGACGCGCGAAAGCATGGAGAAGGCCGAGCACTATGTGCACCAGCTCCAGAAATATACCCTGCACGCGACTATGGAGCGGGACGAATGA
- a CDS encoding glycosyl hydrolase: MPIAAEPAAAGWEKRFAQPPNDTRILKIIHNWPDRSEAQDLIISRICTQGFGGVVCNVSFDQYLESDAKWQAFTRAVKAAQQTGLALWLYDERGYPSGNAGGITLRDHPEWEARGLLVATADSRGGPVVLSLPPGRLLLAGAFPVRNASIDMTMKVDLANHVHGATLDWAAPVGKWQVLAITENRLFEGTHADGNLHAKIPYVNLLMSEPTARFVEATYGGYANHLGSDLGKYFMATFTDEPSLMSLFMRPMPYRPLPWAGNLPREFQKRRGYALDASNLPALVTDAGPDTSKIRHDFWLTVGELVSENFFGQIQTRCRRLRVPSGGHLLMEENIAGHVALYGDFFRCIRRLDAPSIDCLTSLPPEVPWFSARLLSSAAELEGRPLVMSETSDHGQRHRPAGDSRPKRTVTEMEIRGACNRLIAAGINCITSYYSFTDLSDEQLRRLNEWVGRCCAALRGGHQVADIAVLYPAESLWTRFIPSRHWTKEAPAAARIEHLYRGAAENLFNAQRDFTFVDSRALTEAKVKSGVLVHGQLRWRVVVLPGADTLPVAAWENLARFVRRGGSVIALGALPANSESEFPSDRVRALAKEIFGESPGGSSVEREPQACANDKGGVGIFLPLGLDSLLPRVLDGLLQRDVQVAAAASPLRVTHRRLDDREVYFVINDSAEPWAGQLEFAAAGTGERWNPATGRREENLAGRIARLSLDPYGAAFFRFASARLPQRRSINRYAVPSLSLRALPETEPTVRHGEFVHAELAPDTVHTRRDSRAWQVTAILTRSNVDTHLFAEFHYAQPLDLSDADCLAIDTQVPDGQTTANQILVILHEEGGGDFIAETGRSLATPGWELAHVALDRFKLAGWSHDANGVLDLKKVGNIRIGWGGYLGAEGEKVRFSVAEPQAGFVLRKQE; this comes from the coding sequence ATGCCGATTGCTGCCGAACCGGCAGCTGCCGGTTGGGAAAAGCGTTTCGCCCAGCCCCCAAACGATACGCGCATCCTGAAGATCATCCACAACTGGCCCGACCGATCCGAGGCCCAGGACTTGATAATCAGCAGAATCTGCACGCAAGGCTTCGGCGGCGTGGTCTGCAATGTTTCGTTCGATCAATACCTCGAGAGCGATGCAAAGTGGCAAGCATTCACCCGAGCCGTGAAAGCGGCGCAGCAGACCGGCCTGGCGCTCTGGCTCTATGACGAGCGCGGCTATCCTTCCGGCAACGCCGGAGGCATCACGCTGCGCGATCACCCGGAGTGGGAAGCGCGCGGCCTGCTGGTCGCCACCGCGGACTCGCGAGGAGGTCCCGTGGTGTTGAGTCTGCCGCCAGGCAGGTTGCTGCTGGCCGGGGCGTTTCCAGTGCGCAATGCCAGCATAGACATGACAATGAAGGTGGACCTGGCCAACCACGTTCATGGCGCCACGCTGGACTGGGCAGCGCCGGTCGGGAAATGGCAAGTCCTGGCGATCACCGAGAACCGCCTTTTCGAAGGCACCCACGCCGATGGGAACCTCCATGCCAAAATACCTTACGTCAATTTGTTGATGTCCGAACCCACGGCGCGCTTCGTGGAGGCCACCTACGGCGGGTACGCCAACCACCTGGGCAGCGACCTGGGCAAGTACTTCATGGCCACCTTCACGGATGAGCCATCGCTGATGAGTCTGTTCATGAGGCCGATGCCGTATCGTCCGCTGCCGTGGGCCGGGAACCTGCCGCGCGAATTCCAGAAGCGCCGCGGCTACGCATTGGATGCCTCAAACCTGCCGGCGCTGGTCACAGACGCAGGCCCGGACACGTCGAAGATCCGCCACGACTTCTGGCTGACGGTGGGTGAGCTGGTGTCGGAGAACTTCTTCGGCCAGATTCAAACTCGCTGCCGCCGGCTGCGCGTTCCGTCCGGCGGCCACCTCTTGATGGAGGAGAACATCGCTGGACACGTGGCGCTCTACGGGGACTTCTTTCGCTGCATCCGCCGGCTCGACGCCCCGAGCATTGATTGCCTGACCAGCCTGCCGCCGGAGGTGCCGTGGTTCAGCGCGCGACTCCTGAGCAGCGCCGCCGAACTCGAAGGCCGGCCGCTGGTAATGAGCGAAACGTCCGACCATGGCCAGCGTCATCGGCCCGCCGGGGATTCCCGGCCCAAGCGCACTGTGACGGAAATGGAGATCCGCGGCGCCTGCAATCGCCTGATCGCCGCGGGCATCAATTGCATTACCAGCTATTACAGCTTCACAGATTTGTCCGATGAGCAACTGCGCCGCCTCAACGAGTGGGTTGGCCGCTGCTGCGCGGCGCTGCGTGGCGGACACCAGGTCGCTGACATCGCGGTGCTTTATCCCGCGGAGAGCCTCTGGACCCGGTTCATCCCGTCGCGCCATTGGACGAAGGAGGCCCCCGCCGCAGCGCGGATCGAACACCTCTACCGCGGCGCGGCCGAAAACCTCTTCAACGCACAACGCGACTTTACGTTTGTGGACAGTCGCGCCCTCACAGAAGCGAAAGTCAAATCCGGAGTCCTCGTTCACGGTCAACTCCGCTGGCGCGTTGTCGTCCTGCCCGGCGCCGACACGCTGCCGGTTGCAGCATGGGAAAACCTCGCCCGGTTCGTCCGGCGGGGAGGATCGGTGATAGCGCTCGGCGCTCTGCCGGCCAACAGCGAAAGCGAATTCCCCTCTGATCGGGTCAGGGCGCTGGCGAAGGAGATCTTCGGCGAGAGTCCGGGGGGATCCTCGGTTGAGCGAGAGCCGCAAGCCTGCGCGAACGACAAGGGTGGCGTCGGCATCTTCCTTCCTTTGGGTCTGGACTCCTTGCTGCCGCGGGTCCTGGATGGGTTGTTGCAGCGGGATGTGCAAGTCGCGGCGGCCGCATCGCCGCTGCGCGTCACTCACCGCCGCCTTGATGATCGTGAGGTCTATTTCGTCATCAATGACAGCGCCGAACCATGGGCTGGCCAGCTTGAGTTTGCGGCAGCCGGAACCGGTGAACGCTGGAACCCCGCCACCGGTCGCCGGGAAGAGAATCTGGCCGGCAGGATTGCCCGGCTGAGCCTCGATCCCTACGGCGCAGCGTTCTTCCGCTTTGCCTCCGCAAGACTGCCTCAACGTCGTTCCATCAACCGTTATGCGGTGCCAAGCCTCTCTCTGAGGGCTCTCCCCGAGACAGAACCAACCGTGCGCCATGGCGAGTTTGTTCACGCCGAACTTGCACCGGACACCGTCCATACCCGCCGTGATTCTCGGGCATGGCAAGTCACAGCCATTTTGACCAGGTCCAATGTGGACACACACCTTTTCGCCGAATTCCACTACGCGCAGCCGCTGGACCTCAGCGATGCCGATTGTCTCGCCATAGATACCCAGGTGCCGGACGGTCAGACCACGGCAAATCAGATCCTGGTTATCCTTCACGAAGAGGGCGGTGGCGACTTCATTGCCGAGACAGGCCGTTCTCTAGCCACGCCTGGCTGGGAGTTGGCCCATGTCGCGTTGGACCGCTTCAAACTTGCAGGTTGGTCGCACGACGCTAATGGAGTTCTGGACCTAAAGAAGGTTGGCAACATACGCATCGGCTGGGGCGGTTACCTTGGTGCCGAAGGCGAGAAGGTGCGATTTAGTGTGGCTGAGCCGCAGGCCGGCTTTGTGTTGCGGAAGCAGGAATGA